From a single Magnetococcales bacterium genomic region:
- the prfA gene encoding peptide chain release factor 1 has protein sequence MSLPQKLKSMCARHQELAALLGLPETMADSARLARLSREYAELTPVVEGFEAHQALEEELAEAALLLDGESDPEIREMVREERESLGKRLEESQQNLQFLLLPKDPNDGRNVILEIRAGTGGEEAALFAADLFRMYVRYGETRRLKVEVLSESPTNLGGYKELIAMVTGKGAYQRLKFESGVHRVQRVPSTEAGGRIHTSACTVAILPEADAVEVQVEEKDLRVDVYRSSGPGGQSVNTTDSAVRLTHIPTGLVVTCQDEKSQHKNKAKAMKVLNARLLDLEAQAAADERSEARRGQVGSGDRSERIRTYNFPQGRVTDHRINLTLHKLDRILEGELGDIVDALVTHHQAELLAELGEA, from the coding sequence ATGTCACTGCCCCAAAAATTAAAGTCGATGTGTGCCCGCCATCAGGAACTGGCTGCGTTGTTGGGTTTGCCTGAAACCATGGCTGATTCTGCTCGTTTGGCCCGTTTGAGCCGGGAGTATGCGGAGTTGACCCCGGTTGTGGAGGGGTTTGAGGCGCATCAGGCTTTGGAGGAGGAGTTGGCGGAGGCTGCGTTGTTGTTGGATGGTGAGAGTGATCCGGAAATTCGGGAGATGGTTCGGGAGGAGCGGGAGAGTCTTGGCAAGCGTTTGGAGGAGAGTCAACAAAATCTCCAGTTTTTGTTGTTGCCCAAGGATCCCAATGATGGTCGCAACGTTATTTTGGAGATTCGTGCCGGGACTGGTGGGGAGGAGGCGGCTCTTTTTGCGGCGGATCTTTTTCGCATGTATGTCCGGTATGGGGAGACGCGTCGGTTGAAGGTGGAGGTTCTTTCGGAATCTCCGACCAATTTGGGGGGGTATAAGGAGCTGATTGCCATGGTGACTGGCAAGGGGGCTTATCAGAGGCTTAAGTTTGAGTCTGGTGTTCACCGGGTGCAGCGGGTTCCCAGCACTGAGGCTGGTGGTCGCATTCACACCTCTGCTTGTACGGTGGCTATTTTGCCGGAGGCGGATGCGGTGGAGGTTCAGGTGGAGGAGAAGGATTTACGGGTGGATGTGTATCGTTCTTCGGGTCCGGGTGGGCAGAGTGTCAACACGACGGATTCGGCGGTCCGTTTGACGCACATTCCCACGGGATTGGTGGTGACGTGTCAGGATGAAAAGTCTCAGCATAAGAACAAGGCCAAGGCGATGAAGGTATTGAATGCGCGTTTATTGGATTTGGAGGCTCAGGCGGCGGCTGATGAGCGATCTGAGGCGCGTCGGGGTCAGGTAGGTTCTGGGGATCGTTCTGAGCGTATTCGCACTTATAATTTTCCTCAGGGTCGGGTGACGGATCATCGGATTAATTTGACTTTGCATAAGTTGGATCGGATTTTGGAGGGGGAGTTGGGGGATATTGTGGATGCTTTGGTGACGCATCATCAGGCGGAGTTGTTGGCGGAGTTGGGGGAGGCATGA
- a CDS encoding glutamyl-tRNA reductase, giving the protein MKIAVIGLNHTTAPVAIRERLAFPLETLGDHLAQLTALSDVAEGVILSTCNRVEVYFASRDLESAVAEVSAWLADCRSLDLAELTPHLYLHQEEGAVRHGFRVASSLDSMVVGEAQILGQIKQAFQRAVVEKSTGLFLNKYFHRVFQVAKRVRTETAIAENAVSIAFAAVGLAKRIFGNLEGHTCLMIGAGEMCELAARHMKANGVEILVTNRTFERAQSLAEGFDGHAFPLESLGENLDRADIVISSTGSTTYLVDRDQVKIALKRRRQKPMFLIDIAVPRDLDPKIAEVDSAFLYDIDDLQQIVESNRKDRGKAVAEAQEIIEEETPHFLRWLDSLEIVPTIVALRRKLEGIRDAELAKVLGGNGVSEEERKRLEGLTRLLINKILHTPTSRLRDLAAEPDGDQYVDATRKLFELE; this is encoded by the coding sequence ATGAAAATCGCCGTCATAGGCTTGAATCATACCACAGCCCCCGTGGCCATTCGGGAGAGGTTGGCGTTTCCCTTGGAGACGCTTGGGGATCATCTCGCCCAGCTGACAGCGCTTTCAGATGTTGCTGAAGGGGTGATTCTTTCCACCTGTAACCGTGTGGAGGTTTATTTCGCTTCCCGGGATCTGGAATCGGCGGTGGCGGAAGTTTCTGCGTGGTTGGCGGACTGTCGCAGTTTGGACTTGGCGGAGTTGACTCCCCATCTCTATCTCCATCAAGAGGAAGGGGCGGTGCGCCACGGCTTTCGGGTGGCTTCCAGCCTTGATTCCATGGTGGTGGGGGAAGCCCAGATTTTGGGGCAGATCAAGCAGGCCTTTCAGCGCGCGGTCGTCGAAAAATCCACCGGGCTTTTTCTCAACAAATATTTCCACCGGGTGTTTCAGGTGGCCAAGCGGGTACGCACTGAAACGGCCATTGCTGAAAATGCTGTTTCCATTGCCTTTGCAGCGGTGGGGTTGGCGAAAAGAATTTTTGGTAATCTGGAGGGCCATACCTGCCTGATGATTGGTGCCGGGGAGATGTGTGAGCTGGCGGCTCGGCACATGAAGGCCAACGGGGTGGAGATTTTGGTCACCAACCGCACCTTCGAGCGGGCGCAATCTTTGGCTGAGGGGTTTGATGGCCACGCTTTTCCCTTGGAGAGTCTGGGGGAAAACCTGGATCGCGCTGATATCGTCATCTCTTCTACCGGCTCCACCACCTACCTGGTGGATCGCGATCAGGTGAAGATTGCTCTGAAGCGTCGTCGGCAAAAGCCGATGTTTTTGATCGACATTGCTGTTCCCAGGGATTTGGATCCCAAAATTGCTGAAGTGGACAGCGCCTTTTTGTACGATATCGATGATTTGCAGCAGATTGTGGAAAGCAATCGCAAGGATCGGGGCAAGGCGGTGGCTGAGGCCCAGGAGATCATCGAAGAGGAGACTCCCCACTTTTTGCGTTGGCTTGATTCTCTGGAGATTGTCCCCACCATTGTTGCTTTGCGGCGTAAGTTGGAGGGGATTCGGGATGCTGAGTTGGCCAAGGTGTTGGGGGGGAATGGGGTGAGTGAGGAAGAGCGCAAGCGTTTGGAAGGTCTCACCCGGCTTTTGATCAACAAGATACTCCACACCCCCACCAGCCGTCTGCGGGATTTGGCTGCGGAGCCGGATGGGGATCAATATGTGGATGCGACCCGCAAGCTGTTTGAGCTGGAGTGA
- a CDS encoding long-chain fatty acid--CoA ligase, producing the protein MGLLEELSGIYAGYEAPFLITPEGSLDFVGLTRAQGLDDADVLAGDVVAIIGDFGAESIRQLIELVDRGTIVVPLTPETRQDHAYFFDAAGVEVVIEGGKAQRIAPRREEPLLEQLRRDNRPGLVLFSTGTTGRPKAILHDFSLFLARYRTPRPTLRTLSFLLFDHIGGVNTLFHTLFNRGTLIVPSGREPEKIAADIERHQVELLPTSPTFLRMLLMSGLLERQTLPSLRIVTYGTERMDPATLVRLCEQLPQVQFRQTYGMSELSILRVKSQSRESLWMKIGGEGIETRIQDGVLKIKAENRMLGYLNAPSPFDAEGWYDTGDLVEADGEFIRITGRVNDIINVGGIKVLPEEVENAAVGHPDIMRAKVRGVDNPITGQYIELTCEPRPEASPTRKEIRKYLEQVLPEAKRPHGIKVGRVAINHRFKQS; encoded by the coding sequence ATGGGCTTGCTGGAGGAACTTTCCGGTATTTATGCGGGCTATGAAGCCCCCTTTCTGATCACCCCTGAGGGCAGCCTGGATTTTGTCGGTCTTACCCGGGCTCAGGGTCTGGATGATGCAGACGTACTGGCTGGGGATGTGGTGGCCATTATCGGTGATTTTGGTGCCGAATCGATCCGGCAGCTCATCGAACTGGTGGACCGGGGGACCATCGTCGTCCCTCTGACACCGGAAACCCGACAGGATCACGCCTATTTTTTTGATGCCGCCGGGGTGGAGGTGGTGATTGAGGGGGGGAAGGCGCAACGCATTGCTCCCCGCCGGGAAGAGCCCCTGCTGGAACAGCTTCGCCGAGACAACCGCCCGGGGCTGGTGCTTTTTTCCACCGGAACGACGGGCCGCCCCAAGGCGATTTTACACGATTTTTCTCTCTTTCTGGCCCGCTACCGAACGCCCCGACCGACTTTACGGACCCTCTCTTTTTTGCTGTTCGACCATATCGGTGGGGTCAACACCCTGTTTCATACCCTGTTCAATCGGGGAACGCTGATCGTCCCTTCTGGTCGGGAACCCGAAAAAATTGCGGCGGATATCGAACGCCATCAAGTGGAGCTGCTCCCCACCAGTCCCACCTTCCTGCGCATGCTGCTGATGAGTGGCCTGTTGGAGAGGCAGACGCTACCTTCCCTGCGTATTGTCACCTACGGCACCGAGCGCATGGATCCAGCCACCCTGGTTCGTCTCTGTGAACAGTTGCCCCAAGTGCAGTTTCGCCAGACCTACGGCATGTCGGAGCTTTCCATCCTGCGGGTTAAATCCCAAAGCCGGGAGAGCCTGTGGATGAAAATCGGTGGTGAGGGGATTGAAACCCGTATCCAGGATGGGGTGCTCAAGATCAAGGCCGAAAACCGCATGCTGGGCTATCTCAACGCCCCCTCCCCTTTTGATGCCGAAGGGTGGTACGACACCGGGGATCTGGTGGAGGCGGATGGTGAATTTATCCGCATCACCGGGCGGGTTAACGATATCATCAATGTCGGCGGCATCAAGGTGCTCCCCGAAGAGGTGGAAAATGCCGCCGTGGGGCATCCGGATATCATGCGCGCCAAGGTGCGGGGGGTGGATAATCCCATCACTGGACAATATATCGAGCTGACGTGCGAACCGCGCCCAGAGGCCTCCCCCACTCGTAAGGAAATTCGGAAATATTTGGAACAGGTGCTTCCTGAAGCCAAGCGGCCCCACGGCATCAAAGTTGGCCGGGTGGCGATCAACCATCGTTTTAAGCAGAGCTAG
- a CDS encoding SDR family oxidoreductase, translating to MKPTLVITGASRGLGSHIAKRAMEEGYRVIGMARNWDEGEGAFEQLVADVSDPEAVERVLKPFKRDASLYGLINAAGIASMNLTLLMPPETMRRIIEVNLLGTIHTCRIMGRYFARRGEGRIINFSTIAVPLALAGESVYAASKAGVENFTRTFAREMADHNVTVNAIAPGPVDTQLIAKVDPESINAIVARQIIARKATPEDVFGFVKLLLAPEAGMLTGEILHVGGV from the coding sequence ATGAAACCCACCTTGGTCATTACCGGCGCTTCCCGGGGGTTGGGTAGCCACATCGCAAAACGGGCGATGGAAGAGGGCTATCGGGTGATTGGGATGGCTCGAAACTGGGATGAGGGGGAAGGGGCTTTTGAACAGCTGGTCGCCGACGTCAGCGATCCGGAGGCGGTGGAGCGGGTTTTAAAGCCCTTCAAAAGAGATGCCTCCCTCTATGGCCTGATCAATGCCGCCGGGATTGCCTCCATGAACCTTACCCTGCTGATGCCGCCGGAAACGATGCGGCGGATCATTGAGGTCAATCTGCTGGGCACCATCCATACCTGCCGGATTATGGGGCGCTATTTTGCCCGTCGGGGTGAGGGGCGGATTATCAATTTTTCCACCATTGCTGTCCCCCTGGCGTTGGCAGGAGAATCGGTCTATGCCGCTTCCAAAGCGGGGGTGGAAAATTTTACCCGCACCTTTGCCCGGGAGATGGCCGACCACAACGTCACCGTCAATGCCATCGCCCCGGGGCCTGTGGATACGCAGCTTATCGCCAAGGTGGATCCGGAATCGATCAATGCCATCGTGGCTCGACAGATCATCGCTCGCAAGGCCACTCCGGAAGATGTCTTCGGCTTTGTTAAACTATTGCTGGCCCCGGAGGCGGGGATGCTGACCGGCGAAATTCTCCATGTGGGAGGGGTGTAA
- a CDS encoding shikimate kinase — translation MNVALIGMRAAGKSNVSRRLSRLTKWPVLSTDLLISYDNGGHSVAEIVARQQGDWHAFREMEYQVVAKAAVLDGIIIDCGGGMVVDLDPAGNEILSERKISALKQKGLVVWLKGDIPTLAARVRGDAERPALSDQLSAEEVMYRRLPFYENAADLTLEIDNKSRKEITQELLERLIRKGFQFEP, via the coding sequence ATGAACGTTGCTCTAATCGGAATGCGCGCAGCAGGCAAGTCCAACGTTTCCAGGCGGCTCTCCCGGCTGACCAAATGGCCGGTGCTCTCGACGGATCTCTTGATCTCCTATGACAATGGGGGCCACTCTGTTGCCGAAATCGTCGCCCGGCAACAGGGGGATTGGCACGCCTTCCGGGAGATGGAATATCAGGTAGTGGCCAAAGCAGCCGTGCTCGACGGAATCATCATCGATTGTGGTGGCGGCATGGTGGTGGATCTGGACCCGGCGGGGAATGAAATCCTCAGTGAGCGCAAGATATCGGCTCTGAAGCAAAAAGGGTTGGTGGTGTGGCTCAAGGGAGATATTCCCACTCTTGCTGCCAGGGTGCGGGGGGATGCCGAACGCCCGGCATTGAGCGACCAGCTCTCCGCTGAAGAGGTGATGTATCGGCGTTTGCCCTTTTACGAAAATGCCGCAGACCTGACATTGGAAATCGATAACAAATCCCGCAAGGAAATCACCCAGGAGCTGCTGGAAAGGCTGATCAGGAAGGGATTTCAATTCGAACCCTGA
- the hemL gene encoding glutamate-1-semialdehyde 2,1-aminomutase: MSRSETLFEKAKKYIPGGVNSPVRAYKSVGGTPPFIKSAKGAIVTDVDKKDYIDYVGSWGPMIAGHAHPYVVAAIQKVAEGGSSFGAPTEAEVTLATRIIELVPSIKMVRLVNSGTEATMSALRLARAATGRDAFLKFDGCYHGHGDSFLVAAGSGAATFGVPDSPGVPADTAKDTLTLPYNDLEAVEKLFSERGKEIAAIIVEPVAGNMGCVLPKPGFLAGLRQVCDDHGALLILDEVMTGFRVAKGGAQELYGIEPDLTTLGKVIGGGLPVGAYGGKKEIMEQIAPAGPVYQAGTLSGNPLATAAGLATLGIIQRPEFYETLDARTDRLTQGIDQALSDAGIPHVGYRVGSMFGLFFTELEEVTNFAQAAQSNLERFNQWFHGMLAEGIYLAPSQYEAGFLSMAHEDAEIDRTIEAARKVAKTL, encoded by the coding sequence ATGAGCCGTTCTGAAACGTTGTTCGAAAAAGCCAAAAAATATATCCCCGGTGGAGTCAACAGCCCGGTTCGAGCCTACAAATCCGTCGGTGGCACCCCCCCCTTCATCAAAAGCGCCAAGGGAGCCATCGTCACCGATGTGGATAAAAAAGACTATATCGATTATGTCGGCTCCTGGGGGCCCATGATCGCAGGACATGCCCACCCCTATGTGGTAGCGGCTATTCAAAAGGTGGCCGAAGGAGGCTCTTCGTTTGGAGCCCCCACCGAAGCGGAAGTAACCCTCGCCACCCGCATCATCGAACTAGTCCCCTCCATCAAAATGGTCCGGCTGGTCAACTCCGGCACCGAAGCCACCATGAGCGCCTTGCGACTCGCCAGAGCAGCCACCGGTCGGGATGCCTTCCTCAAGTTTGACGGCTGCTATCACGGCCATGGGGATAGCTTCCTGGTGGCGGCAGGTTCAGGCGCAGCCACTTTTGGCGTGCCAGACTCTCCCGGAGTGCCCGCTGACACCGCCAAAGATACCCTGACCCTCCCTTATAATGATTTGGAGGCGGTGGAAAAACTCTTCAGTGAGCGGGGCAAAGAGATCGCAGCCATCATCGTAGAGCCGGTGGCGGGGAACATGGGGTGTGTGCTGCCAAAACCAGGCTTTCTCGCGGGGTTGCGCCAGGTATGCGACGATCATGGAGCGCTGTTGATCCTGGATGAGGTGATGACCGGCTTTCGAGTCGCCAAGGGGGGAGCCCAAGAACTCTATGGCATCGAGCCGGATCTGACCACCCTGGGCAAGGTGATTGGTGGGGGCTTGCCAGTGGGGGCCTATGGGGGCAAAAAAGAGATCATGGAGCAGATCGCCCCTGCAGGTCCGGTTTATCAGGCGGGCACCTTATCGGGTAATCCCCTGGCGACGGCGGCGGGGCTGGCGACGTTGGGAATCATCCAACGGCCTGAATTTTATGAAACCCTGGATGCCCGCACCGACCGCTTGACCCAAGGGATTGATCAGGCTTTAAGCGACGCCGGCATTCCCCATGTGGGCTATCGGGTGGGATCGATGTTTGGGCTCTTTTTCACGGAGCTTGAAGAGGTGACCAACTTTGCCCAAGCCGCCCAATCCAACCTGGAGCGGTTTAACCAATGGTTCCACGGCATGCTGGCGGAAGGCATCTATTTGGCCCCCAGCCAATATGAAGCGGGCTTCCTCTCCATGGCCCACGAAGACGCCGAAATCGACCGAACCATCGAAGCCGCCCGCAAGGTCGCCAAAACCCTGTAA